Proteins from a genomic interval of Streptomyces sp. Tu6071:
- a CDS encoding MerR family transcriptional regulator → MTGERMRIGEVAERTELSLRTIRHYEETGLVIPSARSQGGFRLYTEADVARLMVVRRMKPLGFTLEQMRELLAATDRLDAGAGSLEPEEREALLACVRGYEREAGAQVERLRVQLARAEEFAETLRGRLPGPDDGK, encoded by the coding sequence GTGACGGGCGAGCGCATGCGGATCGGTGAGGTGGCGGAGCGCACGGAGTTGTCGCTGCGCACGATCAGGCACTACGAGGAGACCGGCCTCGTCATCCCCTCGGCCCGCTCCCAGGGCGGCTTCCGCCTCTACACCGAGGCCGACGTCGCCCGGCTGATGGTGGTCCGGCGCATGAAGCCGCTCGGATTCACCCTGGAACAGATGCGCGAGCTGCTCGCCGCGACCGACCGCCTCGACGCGGGCGCCGGGTCCCTGGAGCCGGAGGAGCGCGAGGCGCTGCTCGCGTGCGTACGGGGCTACGAGCGCGAGGCGGGGGCGCAGGTCGAGCGGCTGCGGGTGCAGCTCGCGCGGGCGGAGGAGTTCGCCGAGACCCTGCGCGGCAGGCTGCCCGGCCCGGACGACGGGAAGTGA
- a CDS encoding TetR/AcrR family transcriptional regulator: protein MAGAVGATTRRSRLTPEREAELYGAVLDLLREVGYEALTMDAVASRTRSSKATLYRQWGSKPELVVKALRHHKPHSIADIDTGSLRGDFHAMVGSQDDCRMAEDAALMRGIAMEMKSNPDLHRAFRELLIEPEITGLAQVLRRAVERGEVDADRPAIDFVVHMMVGAFVARQMIDARPLDRDFLTRYIDAVVLPALGV from the coding sequence ATGGCTGGAGCAGTGGGCGCGACGACGCGTCGCAGCCGTCTGACGCCGGAGCGCGAGGCCGAGTTGTACGGCGCCGTGCTCGACCTGCTCCGCGAGGTCGGCTACGAGGCGCTCACCATGGACGCCGTGGCTTCCCGCACCCGGTCCAGCAAGGCCACCCTCTACCGCCAGTGGGGGAGCAAGCCCGAGCTGGTCGTGAAGGCGCTGCGCCATCACAAACCGCACTCGATCGCCGACATCGACACCGGCAGCCTGCGTGGGGACTTCCACGCGATGGTGGGCAGCCAGGACGATTGCCGCATGGCGGAGGACGCCGCGCTCATGCGCGGGATCGCCATGGAGATGAAGAGCAACCCCGATCTGCACCGCGCCTTCCGCGAACTGCTGATCGAGCCCGAGATCACGGGGCTCGCCCAGGTGCTGCGGCGCGCGGTGGAGCGCGGCGAGGTGGACGCGGACAGACCAGCGATCGACTTCGTCGTGCACATGATGGTCGGTGCCTTCGTCGCGCGGCAGATGATCGACGCGCGGCCCTTGGACCGGGACTTCCTCACCCGTTACATCGACGCCGTGGTGCTCCCCGCCCTCGGCGTCTGA
- a CDS encoding SDR family oxidoreductase, producing the protein MEGQVAVVTGAARGVGELLARKLSAHGVRVALVGLEPEALKDLSTRLYADSDHWYADVTDQAAMTQVAAEVKERFGKVDIVVANAGVATGGPFMDSDPDSWRRVIEVNLLGAAATARAFLPLLAESRGYLLQVASLAAVTPAPMMSAYCASKSGVEAYAHCLRAEVGHLGVKVGVAYLSWTDTDMVRGADQDDVMRELRSRLPWPANKTYPLSPAVDRILHGIERRSAHVYGQWWLRHMQSVRGALPMLIGTVGAHEVARYGERLAQVPKGLVGAGGAADERSRGGV; encoded by the coding sequence CTGGAGGGGCAGGTCGCGGTGGTCACCGGGGCCGCGCGCGGGGTCGGTGAGCTGCTCGCGCGCAAGCTCTCCGCGCACGGGGTCCGCGTCGCGCTCGTGGGGCTGGAGCCCGAGGCGCTCAAGGACCTGTCCACACGGCTGTACGCGGACAGCGACCACTGGTACGCGGACGTGACCGACCAGGCCGCGATGACCCAGGTCGCCGCAGAGGTGAAGGAACGGTTCGGGAAGGTCGACATCGTCGTCGCCAACGCCGGGGTCGCGACCGGGGGCCCCTTCATGGACTCCGACCCCGACTCCTGGCGGCGCGTGATCGAGGTGAACCTCCTCGGAGCGGCGGCGACCGCCCGCGCCTTCCTGCCGCTGCTCGCCGAGAGCCGCGGCTACCTGCTCCAGGTCGCCTCGCTCGCCGCCGTCACCCCGGCCCCGATGATGAGCGCCTACTGCGCGTCGAAGTCGGGGGTCGAGGCGTACGCGCACTGCCTGCGCGCCGAGGTCGGGCACCTCGGTGTGAAGGTCGGCGTGGCCTACCTGAGCTGGACCGACACCGACATGGTGCGCGGCGCGGACCAGGACGACGTCATGCGCGAACTGCGCTCCCGGCTGCCGTGGCCGGCGAACAAGACGTATCCGCTGAGCCCCGCCGTCGACCGCATCCTGCACGGCATCGAGCGGCGCTCGGCGCACGTGTACGGGCAGTGGTGGCTGCGGCACATGCAGTCGGTACGGGGCGCGCTGCCGATGCTCATCGGGACGGTCGGCGCGCACGAGGTCGCCCGGTACGGGGAGCGGCTCGCGCAGGTGCCGAAGGGTCTGGTGGGGGCCGGTGGGGCGGCCGACGAGCGGAGCAGGGGCGGCGTCTGA
- a CDS encoding MMPL family transporter produces the protein MATFLYRLGRFAFRRRRAVALVWVVLLALVGFGAASASSPGPSQFSIPGVEAQKAFDLLDQRNPSASADGASARVVFKAPEGQKITDPANKAEVTRTISAIEHGSKEVASAANPFENNAAVSKNGEIAYSTVSYKVSSMELEDASKDSLEHAAEQAQDKGLTVEIGGDALQAEAETGSTEVVGIVVAAVVLVITFGAIVAAGLPLLTALIGVGVGVGSITALAATLHLDSTTSILAMMIGLAVGIDYALFIVSRYRAERAEGKQPEEAAGRATGTAGSAVVFAGLTVIIALCGLAVVNIPMLTKMGVAAAGTVAVAVIVALSLIPALLGFAGDKVLGRKARKAAKAVKDQGPEARARAVAEAHRGDDGGHKVNGGTRWARFVLRRPVRVLLLGVIGLGVIAVPATQLELGLPDDGSQPTSTTQRRAYDLLSDGFGPGFNGPLMTVYDGKGVSDPQAEAAHVVAEIKKLPDVAAVLPAAFNPAGDTATITVVPDSKPSSHETETLVHSIRDVGKDVKASDSGEVLVTGQTAMNIDVSQKMNDALLPYLVLVVGLAFLLLMLVFRSILVPLKAALGFLLSVVAALGSVVAVYQWGWLGSLFGVEQTGPIMSMMPIFMVGVVFGLAMDYEVFLVTRMREAHVHGESPAQAIETGFRHGARVVTAAAVIMIAVFAGFIGSSEQMVKMIGFSLAIAVLFDAFVVRMTIVPAVLALLGRRAWWLPKWLDRILPNVDVEGEKLHKALGDGSSPGEGPQDPDAERELTRV, from the coding sequence GTGGCCACATTCCTCTACCGGCTCGGCCGGTTCGCCTTCAGGCGGCGACGCGCCGTCGCCCTCGTGTGGGTCGTGCTGCTCGCGCTCGTCGGCTTCGGTGCCGCGTCCGCCAGCAGTCCCGGCCCGAGCCAGTTCTCCATACCCGGCGTCGAGGCCCAGAAGGCCTTCGACCTCCTCGACCAGCGCAACCCCTCCGCCAGCGCGGACGGCGCGAGCGCCCGTGTCGTCTTCAAGGCGCCCGAGGGCCAGAAGATCACCGACCCGGCGAACAAGGCCGAGGTCACCAGGACGATCTCCGCGATCGAGCACGGCTCGAAGGAGGTCGCGAGCGCGGCCAACCCCTTCGAGAACAACGCGGCCGTCTCCAAGAACGGTGAGATCGCCTACTCCACCGTGAGCTACAAGGTCAGCTCGATGGAGCTGGAGGACGCGAGCAAGGACTCGCTCGAACACGCCGCCGAGCAGGCCCAGGACAAGGGCCTCACCGTCGAGATCGGCGGTGACGCGCTCCAGGCCGAGGCGGAGACCGGCTCCACCGAGGTCGTCGGCATCGTCGTCGCGGCCGTCGTCCTCGTCATCACCTTCGGCGCGATCGTCGCCGCCGGGCTCCCGCTGCTCACCGCGCTCATCGGCGTCGGTGTCGGCGTCGGCTCGATCACCGCGCTCGCCGCGACCCTCCACCTCGACTCGACGACCTCGATCCTCGCCATGATGATCGGCCTCGCGGTCGGCATCGACTACGCGCTCTTCATCGTCTCCCGCTACCGCGCCGAACGCGCCGAGGGCAAACAGCCCGAGGAGGCCGCCGGACGGGCGACGGGCACGGCGGGTTCCGCCGTCGTCTTCGCCGGGCTCACGGTGATCATCGCGCTGTGCGGTCTCGCCGTCGTCAACATCCCGATGCTCACCAAGATGGGCGTCGCCGCCGCCGGTACGGTCGCTGTCGCCGTGATCGTCGCGCTCAGCCTCATTCCCGCGCTGCTCGGCTTCGCGGGCGACAAGGTGCTCGGCCGCAAGGCCCGCAAGGCCGCGAAGGCCGTCAAGGATCAGGGCCCCGAGGCCCGGGCCCGCGCCGTCGCCGAGGCCCACCGCGGCGACGACGGCGGGCACAAGGTCAACGGTGGCACCCGCTGGGCCCGCTTCGTCCTGCGCCGCCCCGTCCGCGTCCTGCTCCTCGGCGTGATCGGCCTCGGCGTCATCGCCGTGCCCGCGACGCAGCTCGAACTCGGCCTGCCCGACGACGGCTCGCAGCCGACCTCCACGACGCAGCGCCGCGCCTACGACCTGCTCTCGGACGGCTTCGGTCCCGGCTTCAACGGCCCGCTCATGACCGTCTACGACGGCAAGGGCGTCTCCGACCCGCAGGCGGAGGCCGCGCACGTCGTCGCCGAGATCAAGAAGCTCCCCGACGTGGCCGCGGTCCTCCCGGCCGCCTTCAACCCGGCGGGCGACACGGCGACCATCACCGTCGTCCCGGACTCCAAGCCGTCCTCGCACGAGACCGAGACGCTCGTCCACTCCATCCGCGACGTCGGCAAGGACGTCAAGGCGTCCGACAGCGGCGAGGTGCTCGTCACCGGGCAGACGGCGATGAACATCGACGTCTCGCAGAAGATGAACGACGCGCTGCTGCCGTACCTGGTGCTCGTCGTCGGCCTCGCCTTCCTGCTCCTGATGCTCGTCTTCCGCTCGATCCTCGTGCCCCTCAAGGCGGCGCTCGGCTTCCTCCTCTCGGTGGTCGCCGCGCTCGGCTCCGTCGTCGCGGTCTACCAGTGGGGCTGGCTCGGCTCGCTCTTCGGGGTCGAGCAGACCGGACCGATCATGAGCATGATGCCGATCTTCATGGTGGGCGTGGTCTTCGGTCTCGCGATGGACTACGAGGTCTTCCTCGTGACCCGGATGCGCGAGGCGCACGTCCACGGCGAGAGCCCGGCGCAGGCCATCGAGACCGGGTTCCGGCACGGTGCCCGCGTCGTCACGGCCGCCGCCGTCATCATGATCGCCGTCTTCGCCGGGTTCATCGGCTCCAGCGAGCAGATGGTCAAGATGATCGGCTTCAGCCTCGCGATCGCCGTCCTCTTCGACGCGTTCGTGGTGCGCATGACGATCGTCCCGGCGGTACTCGCCCTGCTCGGCCGCCGCGCCTGGTGGCTGCCGAAGTGGCTCGACCGGATTCTGCCGAACGTCGACGTCGAGGGCGAGAAGCTCCACAAGGCGCTGGGGGACGGCTCGTCCCCCGGTGAAGGACCCCAGGACCCGGACGCGGAACGGGAGTTGACCCGCGTCTGA
- a CDS encoding SulP family inorganic anion transporter → MTSSPGLADALPDDTAPVAAVPSGPDPSGPGPRRRFLPAWCSDPRVWRTEVLAGLVVALALIPEAISFSVIAGVDPAVGLTTSFTMAVTLALVGGRRAMISAATGAVALVTAPLNREHGFGYLVAGVILAGAFQVVLGALGVAKLMRFVPRAVMTGFVNALAILIFLAQLPELRHVPWAVYALFGAGLALMVLLPRLSRIVPAPLVSIAVLTALTVGAGIAVPTVGDKGALPSSLPTPGLPDVPFTAETLRIVLPYAFAMALVGLMESLMTARLVDELTGTPSSKTRESVGQGVANVVSGLLGGMGGCAMIGQTMINVKVSGARTRVSTFLAGSFLMALCLALGPAVSEIPMAALVAIMVMVSLTTFDWRSITPRTLRRAPVGESAVMVLTVAVVVATHNLAIGVVCGTCLTLLARRYGWWGAARRGD, encoded by the coding sequence GTGACCTCTTCGCCCGGCCTCGCGGACGCGCTCCCCGACGACACCGCGCCCGTCGCCGCAGTCCCCTCGGGCCCCGACCCCTCGGGCCCCGGCCCGCGCCGCCGGTTCCTCCCCGCCTGGTGCTCCGACCCGCGCGTGTGGCGCACCGAGGTGCTCGCCGGGCTCGTCGTCGCGCTCGCGCTCATCCCCGAGGCGATCTCCTTCTCCGTCATCGCGGGCGTGGACCCGGCCGTGGGCCTGACCACGTCCTTCACGATGGCCGTGACGCTCGCGCTCGTCGGCGGGCGCCGCGCGATGATCTCCGCCGCGACCGGCGCCGTCGCCCTCGTGACCGCCCCGCTCAACCGCGAGCACGGCTTCGGCTACCTCGTCGCGGGCGTGATCCTCGCCGGGGCCTTCCAGGTCGTGCTGGGCGCGCTCGGCGTCGCGAAGCTCATGCGGTTCGTGCCGCGCGCGGTGATGACCGGCTTCGTCAACGCGCTCGCGATCCTGATCTTCCTGGCGCAACTGCCCGAGCTGCGCCACGTGCCGTGGGCGGTGTACGCCCTCTTCGGGGCCGGGCTCGCGCTCATGGTGCTGCTGCCGAGGCTGAGCCGGATCGTCCCCGCGCCGCTCGTGTCGATCGCCGTGCTCACCGCGCTCACGGTGGGCGCGGGCATCGCCGTGCCGACCGTGGGCGACAAGGGCGCACTGCCGTCCTCGCTGCCGACGCCGGGGCTGCCCGACGTGCCCTTCACGGCCGAGACGCTGCGGATCGTCCTCCCGTACGCGTTCGCCATGGCGCTCGTCGGGCTCATGGAGTCGCTCATGACCGCGCGCCTCGTCGACGAACTGACCGGGACACCGTCGTCGAAGACGCGCGAGTCGGTCGGCCAGGGCGTCGCCAACGTCGTCTCCGGGCTCCTCGGCGGCATGGGCGGCTGCGCGATGATCGGCCAGACGATGATCAACGTGAAGGTCTCCGGGGCCCGCACCCGCGTCTCGACCTTCCTCGCGGGCTCCTTCCTCATGGCGCTGTGCCTCGCGCTCGGGCCCGCCGTCTCCGAGATCCCGATGGCGGCGCTCGTCGCGATCATGGTGATGGTCTCGCTCACGACCTTCGACTGGCGCTCGATCACGCCGAGGACGCTGCGCCGCGCACCCGTGGGCGAGAGCGCCGTCATGGTCCTGACGGTCGCGGTCGTCGTCGCGACGCACAACCTCGCGATCGGCGTCGTGTGCGGCACGTGCCTGACACTCCTCGCGCGGCGGTACGGCTGGTGGGGGGCGGCGCGGCGCGGGGACTGA
- a CDS encoding alpha/beta fold hydrolase, which translates to MSPLLRSPGHAVRGTYVPPAPVREPRVVSADGSLVHVEVFGPEDAPAVVLAHGWTCSIAFWAAQIRALAPDHRVIAYDQRGHGRSPAPLGPLGYSPKALADDLEAVLEATLGPGEPAVLAGHSMGGMTFMAAAERPAFREHAAAVLLCSTGPARLVGEATVLPLSKSPLRRRLTGAVLGARAPLGPVTPVGKKVLKYGVMGPGASPEQVDACARIVHACPSPVRYGWSRVLEAFDEEAGLRAIEAPTAVLVGSADKLTPPVHARLMDESLPHSLGLTTLPGLGHMTPMEGPAAVTGAIRDLVTTYVVAGEAAAAEAPSVVGAAAGSGASGAAAPAATSPAKRAAKTAKESA; encoded by the coding sequence ATGAGTCCGCTGCTGAGGAGCCCCGGTCACGCCGTGCGCGGTACGTACGTGCCGCCCGCGCCCGTACGCGAACCGCGCGTCGTCTCGGCGGACGGCTCGCTCGTGCACGTCGAGGTCTTCGGGCCCGAGGACGCGCCCGCCGTCGTGCTCGCGCACGGCTGGACCTGCTCGATCGCCTTCTGGGCGGCGCAGATACGCGCGCTCGCCCCCGACCACCGCGTCATCGCCTACGACCAGCGCGGCCACGGTCGCAGCCCCGCGCCGCTCGGCCCCCTCGGGTACAGCCCGAAGGCGCTCGCCGACGACCTCGAAGCGGTGCTCGAAGCGACCCTCGGCCCCGGCGAGCCCGCCGTGCTCGCCGGGCACTCCATGGGCGGCATGACCTTCATGGCCGCCGCCGAACGCCCCGCCTTCCGCGAGCACGCCGCCGCCGTGCTGCTCTGCTCCACCGGCCCGGCCCGGCTCGTCGGCGAGGCAACCGTCCTCCCGCTGTCGAAGAGCCCCCTTCGCAGGCGGCTCACCGGCGCGGTGCTCGGGGCGCGCGCGCCGCTCGGGCCCGTGACGCCGGTCGGGAAGAAGGTTCTCAAGTACGGGGTGATGGGGCCGGGCGCGAGCCCCGAGCAGGTCGACGCCTGCGCGCGGATCGTGCACGCCTGCCCGAGCCCGGTGCGGTACGGGTGGTCGCGCGTGCTCGAAGCCTTCGACGAGGAGGCGGGGCTGCGCGCGATCGAGGCGCCCACGGCCGTCCTCGTCGGCTCGGCCGACAAGCTCACGCCGCCCGTGCACGCCCGCCTCATGGACGAGTCGCTGCCGCACTCCCTCGGGCTCACGACCCTCCCGGGCCTCGGCCACATGACGCCGATGGAGGGCCCGGCAGCGGTGACGGGAGCGATACGGGACCTCGTCACGACGTACGTCGTGGCGGGCGAAGCGGCTGCGGCCGAGGCCCCGTCAGTCGTCGGCGCCGCTGCCGGTTCCGGCGCGTCCGGCGCCGCAGCGCCCGCTGCCACGTCCCCCGCCAAGCGCGCCGCCAAGACCGCCAAGGAGTCCGCATGA
- a CDS encoding S41 family peptidase, giving the protein MGEVSAHPRDPYPRGGAAYLRHPALHADLLCFVAEDDLWLAPLPAPGATEPSLARRLTADRTKLSHPRFSPDGAHLAFVSWRSLDPEIHLAEVAGDTPVRQLTHWAGRDTRVCGWSPPDADGRSDILAVSSQGQPFSYFAWAYKVPTDGSPGGPLPWGPVAALAQRGHDGDERTLLLTGTPPHEPAAWKRYRGGATGRLWLHGERLLADLDGHLDCPMFVGDRVAFLSDHEGVGNVYSCRPDGSGLRRHTDHDAFYARNAASDGERIVYQCAGELWLVDDLAPDAVPRRLDIRLGGPRSGRRRHQVPAARHLDAVCPDETGRASAVAVRGSLYWLTHRDGPARTLADTPGVRVRMPVLYGGGGSVAYVSDAGGADGIEIAPLPRAGTPGPVRRWAHGRLGLVEELVASPKGDRLAVATHDGRLLLVDPPVTGSGSAGGGDAEAGDADEGGAGEAGEAERAEGAGAAGAAEGARAAEGAEQDGSAEAAKSAESAEATESAEGPEPESAETPQSSEPSVPSEPPEARVVEVVRSFNGPVRDLAFSPDGAWLAWSHPGVGRSLRQIKLARISEREGPFSLIDVTDGRFEDENPVFTRDGRYLAFLSWRGFDPVYDVHTGDLSFPLGCRPHLVTLSSATPSPFALSADGRPAAGGLDPDDRASGYEGVVIVEAEGLASRVTPFPVPASKYSSLSPVAGGGLVWLRWPISGALGQTFVNPADTSSRPTLEHFDLARARRTQLVDHMDAFAVSGDGSRLVVVDDGELRAVPANDLPDDAGTSYIDPRRILHEVDPPAEWRQAYDEAGRVIRAYFWDPGLSNIDWDAVLDQYRPLLDRVASPDEFADLLREAYGELGTSHAYVTAARRSEGPPHYQRAQGLLGADFTCRDGAWELRRILPGESSDPRARSPLAGTGIREGAVLTHVDGRPVDPVTGPAPLLAGAAGTSVELTFASTTGGPPRRVAVLPLVDERPLRYHDWVAKRRAVVRELSDGQCGYLHIPDLGGSGWAQFNRDLRLEMSMPALIVDVRGNAGGNISELVLEKLTRRIIGWDLTRDAMPVSYASNAPRGPLVALADEATSSDGDMITAAFKLLGLGPVVGQRTWGGVVGMTGRHRLVDGTVVTVPMNAAWFDAYGWGVENHGVDPDVPALRTPLDWAEGRHAQLDDAVSLALDLLRSQPPAEPPTVATVPDRARPQLPKRGTRAGAGGSAGGGPGAPGPVERGSGARGAAGRGSAGRGSAGQGAAGRGSAEQGSAGSEARGSAGPGSAEQGAAGRNSAEQGSAGSEPRGSAGQGPAGRGSAGRGSAGQGEGTAPESA; this is encoded by the coding sequence ATGGGAGAGGTGAGCGCGCACCCGAGGGACCCGTACCCGCGGGGCGGAGCGGCCTACCTCCGCCACCCCGCCCTCCACGCCGACCTCCTCTGCTTCGTCGCCGAGGACGACCTGTGGCTCGCCCCGCTCCCCGCCCCCGGCGCGACGGAGCCCTCCCTCGCCCGCCGACTCACGGCGGACCGCACGAAGCTGAGCCACCCCCGCTTCTCCCCGGACGGCGCGCACCTCGCCTTCGTCTCCTGGCGCAGCCTGGACCCCGAGATCCACCTCGCCGAGGTCGCGGGCGACACCCCCGTGCGCCAGCTCACCCACTGGGCCGGGCGCGACACCCGCGTGTGCGGCTGGAGCCCGCCCGACGCGGACGGGCGCAGCGACATCCTCGCCGTCTCCTCGCAGGGACAGCCGTTCTCGTACTTCGCCTGGGCCTACAAGGTCCCCACCGACGGCTCCCCCGGCGGCCCCCTCCCCTGGGGCCCCGTCGCCGCGCTCGCGCAGCGCGGCCACGACGGCGACGAGCGCACCCTCCTGCTCACCGGCACGCCCCCGCACGAACCGGCCGCCTGGAAGCGCTACCGGGGCGGCGCCACCGGCCGCCTGTGGCTGCACGGCGAACGCCTCCTCGCCGACCTCGACGGGCACCTCGACTGCCCCATGTTCGTCGGCGACCGCGTCGCCTTCCTCTCCGACCACGAGGGCGTGGGCAACGTCTACTCCTGCCGCCCGGACGGCTCCGGCCTGCGCCGCCACACCGACCACGACGCCTTCTACGCCCGCAACGCGGCGAGCGACGGCGAGCGGATCGTCTACCAGTGCGCGGGGGAGCTGTGGCTCGTCGACGACCTCGCGCCCGACGCGGTCCCGCGCCGCCTCGACATCCGCCTCGGCGGACCCCGCTCCGGCCGCCGCCGCCACCAGGTCCCCGCCGCGCGCCACCTCGACGCCGTCTGCCCCGACGAGACGGGCCGCGCGAGCGCCGTCGCGGTGCGCGGCAGCCTGTACTGGCTCACGCACCGCGACGGGCCCGCCCGTACCCTCGCGGACACGCCGGGCGTCCGGGTGCGGATGCCGGTGCTCTACGGGGGCGGGGGCTCGGTCGCGTACGTGAGCGACGCGGGCGGCGCCGACGGCATCGAGATCGCCCCGCTCCCCCGCGCGGGCACCCCGGGCCCGGTCCGCCGCTGGGCGCACGGGCGGCTCGGACTCGTCGAGGAACTGGTCGCCTCACCGAAGGGCGACCGGCTCGCCGTCGCGACACACGACGGACGGCTCCTCCTCGTGGACCCGCCGGTCACGGGGAGCGGGTCGGCGGGTGGGGGCGATGCGGAGGCGGGGGACGCTGACGAAGGCGGGGCGGGGGAGGCCGGGGAGGCTGAGCGGGCCGAGGGGGCTGGGGCGGCCGGGGCGGCAGAGGGGGCCAGGGCGGCAGAGGGGGCTGAGCAAGACGGGAGCGCCGAAGCCGCCAAGTCTGCCGAGTCCGCTGAAGCCACCGAATCCGCCGAAGGCCCCGAGCCCGAGTCCGCCGAGACCCCCCAGTCCTCCGAGCCCTCCGTGCCCTCCGAGCCCCCCGAGGCGCGGGTCGTCGAGGTCGTGCGGTCGTTCAACGGGCCCGTGCGGGATCTCGCGTTCTCGCCGGACGGGGCGTGGCTCGCGTGGTCGCACCCGGGGGTCGGGCGGAGTCTGCGGCAGATCAAGCTCGCGCGGATCAGCGAGAGAGAAGGACCGTTCTCCCTCATCGACGTGACCGACGGGCGGTTCGAGGACGAGAACCCCGTCTTCACGCGCGACGGCCGCTACCTCGCCTTCCTCTCCTGGCGCGGCTTCGACCCCGTCTACGACGTGCACACCGGCGACCTCTCCTTCCCGCTCGGCTGCCGCCCCCACCTCGTCACGCTCTCCTCCGCGACCCCCTCGCCCTTCGCGCTCAGCGCGGACGGCCGGCCGGCGGCGGGCGGCCTGGACCCGGACGACCGCGCCTCGGGATACGAGGGCGTCGTCATCGTCGAGGCCGAGGGCCTCGCGAGCCGCGTCACGCCCTTCCCCGTACCGGCGTCGAAGTACTCCTCGCTCTCCCCCGTCGCGGGCGGCGGCCTCGTGTGGCTGCGCTGGCCCATCTCGGGCGCGCTCGGGCAGACCTTCGTCAACCCCGCCGACACCTCCAGCCGCCCCACGCTCGAACACTTCGACCTCGCCCGCGCCCGCCGCACCCAGCTCGTCGACCACATGGACGCCTTCGCCGTCAGCGGCGACGGCAGCCGCCTCGTCGTCGTGGACGACGGCGAACTGCGCGCCGTCCCCGCCAACGACCTGCCCGACGACGCGGGCACCTCGTACATCGACCCGCGCCGCATCCTCCACGAGGTCGACCCGCCCGCCGAGTGGCGGCAGGCGTACGACGAGGCCGGACGCGTCATCCGCGCCTACTTCTGGGACCCCGGCCTCAGCAACATCGACTGGGACGCCGTCCTCGACCAGTACCGCCCCCTCCTCGACCGCGTCGCCTCCCCCGACGAGTTCGCCGACCTGCTCCGCGAGGCGTACGGCGAACTCGGCACCTCGCACGCCTACGTCACCGCCGCCCGCCGCAGCGAGGGCCCGCCCCACTACCAGCGCGCGCAGGGCCTCCTCGGCGCCGACTTCACCTGCCGCGACGGGGCCTGGGAACTGCGGCGCATCCTGCCCGGCGAGTCCTCCGACCCGCGCGCCCGCTCCCCGCTCGCCGGTACGGGCATCCGCGAGGGCGCCGTCCTCACGCACGTCGACGGGCGTCCGGTGGACCCCGTGACCGGCCCCGCGCCGCTCCTCGCGGGCGCGGCGGGTACGAGCGTCGAACTGACCTTCGCCAGCACCACCGGGGGCCCGCCGCGCCGCGTCGCCGTGCTCCCCCTCGTCGACGAGCGCCCGCTGCGCTACCACGACTGGGTCGCCAAACGACGCGCCGTCGTCAGGGAGTTGAGCGACGGGCAGTGCGGCTACCTGCACATCCCCGACCTCGGCGGCTCCGGCTGGGCGCAGTTCAACCGCGACCTGCGCCTGGAGATGTCGATGCCCGCGCTCATCGTCGACGTGCGCGGCAACGCGGGCGGCAACATCAGCGAACTCGTCCTCGAGAAACTCACGCGCCGCATCATCGGCTGGGACCTCACGCGCGACGCCATGCCCGTCTCGTACGCGTCGAACGCCCCGCGCGGCCCCCTCGTCGCGCTCGCCGACGAGGCCACGTCCTCGGACGGCGACATGATCACGGCCGCCTTCAAACTCCTCGGCCTCGGCCCCGTCGTCGGACAGCGGACCTGGGGCGGCGTCGTCGGCATGACAGGCCGCCACCGGCTCGTCGACGGCACGGTGGTGACGGTCCCGATGAACGCGGCGTGGTTCGACGCGTACGGCTGGGGCGTCGAGAACCACGGCGTCGACCCCGACGTCCCCGCCCTGCGCACCCCCCTCGACTGGGCCGAGGGCCGCCACGCCCAACTCGACGACGCGGTCTCCCTCGCACTGGACCTCCTGCGCTCCCAACCCCCCGCGGAACCCCCCACCGTGGCAACCGTCCCGGACCGCGCCCGCCCACAACTGCCGAAGCGGGGGACGCGGGCGGGGGCGGGGGGTTCAGCGGGAGGGGGGCCGGGGGCGCCAGGACCGGTGGAGCGGGGCTCGGGGGCGCGAGGAGCGGCGGGGCGGGGGTCTGCAGGGCGAGGCTCGGCGGGGCAGGGAGCTGCGGGGCGAGGCTCGGCGGAGCAGGGTTCGGCGGGCTCAGAGGCGCGGGGGTCCGCGGGGCCAGGCTCGGCGGAGCAGGGAGCTGCCGGGCGAAACTCGGCGGAGCAGGGTTCGGCGGGCTCAGAGCCGCGGGGGTCCGCGGGACAAGGCCCCGCAGGGCGGGGTTCCGCGGGGCGGGGTTCCGCGGGGCAGGGAGAGGGGACGGCGCCCGAGTCGGCCTAG